A stretch of the Rosa rugosa chromosome 5, drRosRugo1.1, whole genome shotgun sequence genome encodes the following:
- the LOC133709661 gene encoding uncharacterized protein LOC133709661, whose amino-acid sequence MESSVLVLTHPHPWRPRYSLHSLFQNPRPPSSHLLRSYTTCYRRWDSNAETIRSKTFGFSFRDRRNGDEDDDDYEEEDDYGYNTSKGKKKKRRWWSDGPSEMEEKPVGVLEEAIDSVWIFKVFRSYGWTLPFIVISLLLSTGPKAFLMALALPLGQSALSLAIEKLWGRTQRRPKRKSRMRRKPSATSEANVKMDEEETYDEDQETNNKKMDYQSWVVGNDASVGNSGEDASKLGGWDDLERMESEKRQSRRKSRGKGKLSRRERISDTPLLLRLLIAVFPFLGSWTKIFW is encoded by the exons ATGGAGAGCAGTGTCCTGGTCCTCACACACCCTCATCCATGGCGACCCAGATATTCCCTTCACTCTCTTTTTCAAAACCCACGTCCTCCTTCCTCTCATCTACTTCGCTCTTATACTACTTGCTACCGCCGCTGGGATTCCAATGCCGAAACCATTCGCTCTAAAACATTCGGTTTTAGTTTCAGAGACAGACGAAACGGAGATGAAGATGACGATGActatgaggaagaagatgattatGGTTACAATACAAgtaaagggaagaagaagaagaggcggTGGTGGTCAGATGGGCCCTCTGAGATGGAGGAAAAACCTGTTGGAGTCTTGGAGGAAGCCATTGACAGTGTCTGGATTTTCAAG GTGTTCAGATCTTATGGTTGGACATTACCATTTATTGTCATATCTCTGCTGCTATCTACGGGTCCAAAAGCTTTCCTCATGGCATTAGCACTTCCCCTTGGTCAGTCAGCCCTTTCACTGGCAATTGAGAAGCTATGGGGAAGGACGCAAAGAAGGCCAAAACGCAAGTCCAGGATGAGAAGGAAACCATCTGCAACCAGTGAAGCTAATGTTAAAATGGACGAAGAAGAAACATATGATGAAGATCAGGAAACTAATAATAAAAAGATGGATTACCAATCTTGGGTTGTTGGGAATGATGCTTCAGTTGGTAATAGTGGCGAAGATGCGTCAAAATTAGGTGGGTGGGATGATCTTGAAAGAATGGAATCTGAAAAGAGGCAATCTCGAAGAAAGTCTAGAGGGAAGGGTAAGTTGAGTCGGAGAGAGAGAATTAGTGATACACCTCTTCTGCTGAGGTTGTTGATTGCAGTTTTCCCTTTTTTGGGTTCATGGACAAAGATATTTTGGTAA
- the LOC133709659 gene encoding carboxyl-terminal-processing peptidase 2, chloroplastic, with product MEVFATSATPSSCPHYLISNFHSNPKSPSIKTTPQVLKWKCLPLGVVEARAKFSLMCARTRSIKRPISYGGTDGSSKQDSLLGPIRRFNRSFVSQFGLFSASCSKLKEKLKLRRRAGSLYKVINCPEKFRQHVFVRFVVGVMVVMSVSVSVSKVPSWALTEENLLFLEAWRMIDRAYVDKSFNGQSWFRYRENALRSEPMNNREETYMAIKKMLATLEDPFTRFLEPEKFKSLRSGTQGALTGVGLSIGYPTKIDGSSAGLVVISAAPGGPANRAGILSGDVILAIDDTSTETMGIYDAAERLQGSEGSSVKLTVLSGPEIKHLDLMREKVSLNPVKSRLCVVPQSGKDSPRIGYIKLTTFNQNASGAVKEAIKTLRDNNVNAFVLDLRDNSGGLFPEGIEIAKIWLDKGVIVYICDSRGVRDIYDTDGSQAVATKEPLAVLVNKGTASASEILAGALKDNKRAVLFGEPTFGKGKIQSVFELSDGSGLAVTVARYETPAHTDIDKVGVIPDHPLPTSFPNDEEGFCKCLQDPASACNKVELFAR from the exons ATGGAGGTCTTCGCTACCTCTGCAACTCCTTCTTCCTGCCCTCATTACCTCATTTCAAATTTTCACAGTAACCCTAAATCTCCCTCTATCAAAACCACTCCTCAG GTGTTGAAATGGAAATGTCTGCCACTAGGGGTTGTAGAAGCTCGAGCAAAGTTTTCTTTAATGTGTGCAAGGACGAGATCCATCAAGAGACCGATAAGTTATGGTGGTACTGATGGGTCCTCGAAACAAGATTCATTGCTTGGACCAATACGGAGGTTCAACCGAAGTTTTGTTTCTCAGTTCGGTTTGTTTTCCGCGAGTTGTAGTAAGCTCAAGGAAAAGCTTAAGTTGAGGAGACGTGCCGGGAGTCTTTATAAAGTGATAAACTGTCCTGAAAAATTTAGGCAGCATGTTTTTGTTCGATTTGTTGTTGGAGTGATGGTTGTCATGTCAGTTTCTGTTTCAGTTAGCAAGGTTCCATCAT GGGCTCTTACTGAAGAGAATCTTCTCTTCTTAGAGGCGTGGAGGATGATTGACCGTGCATATGTTGATAAAAGTTTCAATGGACAAAGTTGGTTTCGCTACAGAGAGAATGCACTGCGCAGTGAACCAATGAACAACCGAGAAGAGACAT ATATGGCAATAAAAAAGATGCTTGCCACATTGGAAGATCCTTTCACTCGATTTCTGGAGCCGGAAAAGTTCAAGAGTCTACGG TCTGGTACTCAAGGCGCTCTTACAGGCGTAGGGCTGTCAATTGGCTACCCTACAAAAATTGATGGATCATCAGCTGGTCTAGTTGTTATTTCAGCTGCTCCAGGAGGTCCAGCAAACAGAGCTGGCATCTTGTCTGGGGATGTCATTTTGGCAATTGATGATACAAGTACTGAAACGATGGGCATATATGATGCAGCAGAGCGGTTACA GGGATCTGAAGGAAGTTCAGTGAAGCTAACTGTTCTTAGTGGACCTGAAATCAAGCACTTGGATTTAAT GCGGGAGAAAGTCTCGCTGAATCCAGTGAAGTCAAGATTATGTGTAGTGCCGCAGTCAGGCAAGGATTCTCCTAGGATTGGCTATATCAAGCTAACAACGTTCAATCAAAATGCATCAG GTGCTGTGAAGGAGGCAATTAAAACTTTAAGGGATAATAATGTTAATGCCTTTGTGTTGGACCTTCGAGACAATAG TGGTGGTCTTTTCCCAGAAGGAATTGAGATTGCCAAGATTTG GTTGGACAAAGGCGTGattgtatatatttgtgataGTCGTGGTGTTCGAGATATATATGACACTGATGGAAGCCAAGCAGTAGCCACTAAAGAACCCCTAGCTGTGCTG GTGAACAAGGGTACTGCTAGTGCAAGTGAAATATTAGCCGGGGCATTGAAAGACAATAAACGTGCTGTGTTGTTTGGAGAACCTACATTTGGGAAAGG GAAGATTCAGTCAGTTTTTGAGCTGTCTGATGGTTCTGGCTTGGCTGTTACTGTTGCTCGTTATGAGACACCTGCTCACACAGACATAGACAAG GTTGGTGTGATTCCAGACCATCCATTGCCAACCTCATTTCCGAATGACGAGGAGGGTTTCTGTAAGTGCCTCCAGGACCCTGCCTCTGCTTGCAACAAGGTGGAACTGTTTGCAAGATGA
- the LOC133709543 gene encoding ammonium transporter 1 member 1: MASLSCSAPDLAQLLGPNSTAAATFICDQFSAVDSKFVDTSYAIDTTYLLFSAYLVFSMQLGFAMLCAGSVRAKNTMNIMLTNVLDAAAGGLFYYLFGFAFAFGGPSNGFIGRHFFGLKEVPNSGFDYSNFLYQWAFAIAAAGITSGSIAERTQFVAYLIYSSFLTGFVYPVVSHWIWSADGWASAFNTGNLLFGSGVIDFAGSGVVHMVGGIAGLWGAYIEGPRIGRFDHSGRSVALRGHSATLVVLGTFLLWFGWYGFNPGSFNKILVSYGFTYYGQWSAVGRTAVTTTLAGCTAALTTLFGKRILSGHWNVTDVCNGLLGGFAAITSGCSVVEPWAAIICGFVAAVVLCACNKLAEKVKYDDPLEAAQLHGGCGAWGIIFTALFASKKYVNEVYPGVPGRPYGLFMGGGGKLLGAHLIQILVITGWVSATMGPLFFILHKLKLLRISAEDEMAGMDMTRHGGFAYAYHDEDDAVKPAGIQLRKVEPNSSTPTSV; the protein is encoded by the coding sequence ATGGCGTCTCTGTCCTGCTCGGCTCCCGATCTGGCCCAACTGCTGGGCCCAAACAGCACCGCCGCCGCCACCTTCATCTGCGACCAATTCTCCGCCGTCGACTCCAAGTTCGTTGACACCTCCTACGCCATCGACACCACCTACCTCCTCTTCTCCGCCTACCTCGTCTTCTCCATGCAGCTCGGCTTCGCCATGCTCTGCGCCGGCTCCGTCCGCGCCAAGAACACCATGAACATCATGCTCACCAACGTCCTCGACGCCGCAGCCGGCGGCCTCTTCTACTACCTCTTCGGCTTCGCCTTCGCCTTCGGCGGCCCCTCCAACGGCTTCATCGGCCGCCACTTCTTCGGCCTCAAGGAAGTCCCCAACTCCGGCTTCGACTACAGCAACTTCCTCTACCAATGGGCCTTCGCCATCGCCGCCGCCGGCATCACCTCCGGCTCCATCGCCGAGCGGACTCAGTTCGTTGCTTACTTAATCTACTCCTCCTTCCTCACCGGCTTCGTCTACCCCGTCGTCTCCCACTGGATCTGGTCCGCCGACGGCTGGGCCAGCGCCTTCAACACCGGTAACCTTCTGTTCGGATCCGGAGTCATCGACTTCGCCGGCTCCGGCGTCGTCCACATGGTCGGAGGCATTGCCGGCCTCTGGGGAGCTTATATCGAAGGTCCGAGAATCGGCCGGTTCGACCATTCCGGTCGCTCCGTCGCTCTGCGAGGCCACAGCGCCACCCTCGTCGTTCTCGGCACCTTTCTTCTCTGGTTCGGGTGGTACGGGTTCAACCCGGGTTCGTTTAACAAGATCCTAGTCTCCTACGGCTTCACCTACTACGGCCAGTGGTCCGCCGTCGGAAGAACCGCCGTCACCACCACTCTCGCCGGCTGCACCGCCGCGCTCACGACTCTCTTCGGGAAGAGAATCCTCTCCGGCCACTGGAACGTCACCGACGTCTGCAACGGCCTGCTCGGCGGCTTCGCTGCCATCACCTCCGGCTGCTCCGTCGTCGAGCCCTGGGCCGCGATCATCTGCGGGTTCGTCGCCGCCGTCGTCTTATGCGCCTGCAACAAACTCGCCGAGAAGGTCAAGTACGACGACCCCTTGGAGGCGGCTCAGCTCCACGGCGGGTGCGGCGCGTGGGGGATCATATTCACCGCGCTTTTCGCGAGCAAGAAGTACGTGAACGAAGTGTACCCGGGTGTACCGGGTCGACCCTATGGGCTGTTCATGGGCGGCGGAGGCAAGCTGTTGGGGGCCCATTTGATCCAGATTCTGGTGATCACCGGGTGGGTCAGCGCCACCATGGGCCCTCTGTTCTTCATTCTTCACAAGCTTAAGCTGCTGAGGATTTCGGCCGAGGATGAAATGGCGGGTATGGATATGACCCGGCACGGTGGGTTTGCTTACGCCTACCATGACGAAGACGACGCGGTTAAACCGGCCGGGATTCAACTTAGAAAAGTAGAGCCGAACTCTTCCACACCCACTTCCgtttaa
- the LOC133712447 gene encoding haloacid dehalogenase-like hydrolase domain-containing protein At2g33255: MPQFLPRTTAALFLSPKFKIPKLPMAAATNTTLSTSAGPRARLRGVVFDMDGTLTVPVIDFSAMYKAVLGEKEYIRIRAESPSGIDILHHIESWSVEKQQKAYDTVADFERQGLERLQIMPGAAELCGFLDSKNIRRGLITRNVKGAVDLFHERFGLSFSPALSREFRPYKPDPAPLLHICSAWEVNPSEVMMVGDSLKDDVACGKRAGAFACLLDEVGRYDSPEFANVDYKPDFKVSSLTEVHSILEKHFDLAP; this comes from the exons ATGCCCCAATTCCTGCCCAGAACCACCGCCGCTCTCTTCCTCTCCCCCAAATTCAAAATCCCCAAACTACCCATGGCAGCCGCCACCAACACCACTCTCTCCACCTCCGCCGGGCCGAGGGCTCGCCTCCGGGGCGTGGTGTTCGACATGGACGGAACCCTAACGGTCCCCGTCATCGATTTCTCGGCAATGTACAAAGCCGTGCTCGGCGAGAAGGAGTACATCAGAATCAGGGCCGAGAGTCCTTCCGGGATTGATATTCTGCACCACATTGAGAGCTGGAGCGTCGAGAAGCAGCAGAAGGCCTACGACACCGTCGCCGATTTCGAGCGCCAGGGACTCGAACGACTGCAGATCATGCCTG GTGCAGCAGAACTTTGTGGTTTTCTAGATTCTAAAAATATAAG GCGGGGATTAATCACACGCAATGTCAAGGGCGCGGTTGATTTGTTTCATGAACGATTCGGG TTGTCATTTTCTCCAGCACTGAGTAGGGAATTTCGACCTTACAAACCGGATCCGGCTCCATTACTGCATATATGTTCAGCCTGGGAAGTTAACCCTAGTGAAGTAATGATGGTTGGAGATTCCCTTAAAGATGAC GTGGCTTGTGGGAAGCGAGCAGGAGCATTTGCATGCTTGCTTGATGAAGTGGGGAGGTATGACTCTCCGGAATTTGCCAATGTTGATTACAAACCAGATTTCAAGGTGTCTTCCCTAACGGAAGTCCATTCGATATTGGAAAAACAT